From one Microbacterium sp. 10M-3C3 genomic stretch:
- a CDS encoding LpqB family beta-propeller domain-containing protein, whose translation MRRAWGGAVLALVLVLAACAGLPTSGQVNPGLSPVDAGSDPEIRFVPNGPQQGASPEDIVNGFIRAGSGPQGEWAIARQFLAPDFAAQWNPRASVIIDRLAHRTPPTEPVDGVSTMQVVPTGLVDASGAYSPQDEGSVTLSFTLEQVDGEWRISDAPDGVVLFEEEFRSVYDSVSLFYFDRDYRFLVPDERWFPSANIATAVATALVDGQPSAWLAGAVVSAFPEDVTVSGAVPSVDDSAQVELSDAALSLGQTALGRMQAQLEASLRTADVAAVQMTVNGTPLQASAATVRGTRVDSQSLVKRADGSFGFADGDGVEDVPVSEALASVAVDAVEVAPDLTTAAARTTAGVVLRAGVDGELATLDERPGLVPPTIDPSGTIWTVPAASPPVVLAHPVDGPAVAVADAWAGAASISAMRVSRDGTRMAATVVNRGRTELWVAGIRRSAEGTDISLGDVRVLASLDGDAMGLAWLDDTTLGVLVTAGGEMVLREQPVGGPGSDLTVPDGAVAIAGGNSSARLRSGDGVVYVRQGPNWAQTVTGVAVLAGQQGMP comes from the coding sequence GTGAGGCGCGCGTGGGGCGGCGCCGTGCTCGCGCTCGTCCTCGTGCTCGCCGCGTGCGCCGGGCTGCCGACGTCGGGGCAGGTGAACCCCGGGCTCTCGCCCGTCGACGCCGGCAGCGACCCCGAGATCCGCTTCGTGCCGAACGGCCCGCAGCAGGGTGCGTCGCCCGAGGACATCGTGAACGGGTTCATCCGCGCCGGGTCGGGTCCGCAAGGGGAGTGGGCGATCGCGCGGCAGTTCCTCGCGCCCGATTTCGCGGCGCAGTGGAACCCGCGCGCGAGCGTGATCATCGACCGGCTCGCCCATCGCACGCCGCCGACCGAGCCCGTCGACGGCGTGAGCACGATGCAGGTCGTCCCCACCGGGCTCGTCGACGCCTCGGGCGCCTACTCGCCGCAGGACGAGGGGTCGGTGACCCTGAGCTTCACGCTCGAACAGGTCGACGGCGAGTGGCGCATCTCCGACGCCCCCGACGGCGTCGTGCTCTTCGAGGAGGAGTTCCGCAGCGTCTACGACTCGGTGTCGCTGTTCTACTTCGACCGCGACTACCGCTTCCTCGTCCCCGACGAGCGGTGGTTCCCGTCGGCGAACATCGCGACCGCGGTGGCGACCGCGCTCGTGGACGGCCAGCCGAGCGCGTGGCTGGCGGGGGCGGTGGTCTCGGCGTTCCCCGAGGACGTCACCGTCTCCGGCGCGGTGCCGAGCGTCGACGACTCCGCGCAGGTCGAGCTGTCGGATGCGGCGCTGTCCCTCGGGCAGACGGCGCTCGGCCGCATGCAGGCGCAGCTGGAGGCGTCGCTGCGCACCGCGGACGTGGCGGCCGTGCAGATGACCGTCAACGGCACACCGCTGCAGGCATCCGCCGCCACCGTCAGGGGTACGCGGGTCGACTCGCAGTCCCTCGTCAAACGCGCGGACGGCTCGTTCGGCTTCGCCGACGGCGACGGGGTCGAGGACGTGCCGGTGTCGGAGGCGCTCGCGTCCGTGGCCGTCGACGCGGTCGAGGTCGCGCCCGATCTCACGACGGCGGCCGCGCGGACCACCGCCGGCGTCGTGCTGCGCGCGGGGGTGGACGGCGAGCTCGCCACGCTCGACGAACGCCCGGGTCTCGTGCCGCCGACGATCGATCCGTCGGGGACGATCTGGACCGTGCCGGCCGCGAGCCCTCCCGTCGTCCTCGCCCACCCCGTCGACGGACCCGCCGTCGCCGTCGCCGACGCGTGGGCGGGCGCGGCGAGCATCTCCGCGATGCGCGTCTCGCGCGATGGCACCCGCATGGCCGCGACCGTGGTCAATCGCGGCCGCACCGAGCTGTGGGTCGCCGGCATCCGGCGCTCGGCGGAGGGCACCGACATCTCGCTCGGCGACGTGCGCGTGCTGGCGTCGCTCGACGGCGACGCCATGGGCCTCGCGTGGCTCGACGACACGACGCTGGGCGTGCTCGTGACCGCGGGCGGCGAGATGGTGCTGCGCGAGCAGCCCGTCGGCGGCCCGGGCTCCGACCTCACCGTGCCCGACGGTGCGGTCGCGATCGCCGGCGGCAACTCGAGCGCGCGGCTGCGTTCGGGTGACGGCGTCGTCTACGTCCGCCAGGGTCCGAACTGGGCGCAGACGGTGACGGGGGTCGCCGTGCTCGCCGGGCAGCAGGGCATGCCCTGA
- the mtrB gene encoding MtrAB system histidine kinase MtrB yields the protein MTATAARTPRRAVPTVVAGWRAWPRRVTELWRRSLRFRTIVVTLGLTAVTILVACVWMALVIQNDLFQSRLRQVQYGAQQATAAAQANLDAAVTTDDPVRVQNLMRNTLTTLAQQSAADSFATFRIATEASSIAPQNIDSSGFDPAFVTPELRTLVRSNAQTQWWQSAQLRDGEGNAIPGVVVGQQLEVPGVGPYELYLAYDFSGAAQTLTFVQATLWVSGLALVALIGGITWFVLRSVTVPIGEAAETSAQLAAGDLEVRLPVRGDDELAVLGRSFNAMADSIQAQIKELADLSLVQQRFVSDVSHELRTPLTTIRLAADMLNDQREAFDPTTARAAELLHAQVQRFETLLTDLLEISRYDAGSVQLERDPTSLAHLAEDVIASMAQLAEQHGSDVRLVAPGGHSLVEMDARRIRRIVRNLLGNAIEHGEGRPIVVTVDSDQHAVALGVRDFGLGMRPEEVEHVFDRFWRADPSRVRTIGGTGLGLSIALGDARLHGGRLEVWSELGRGSHFVLTLPRSPGAPAGSPIPLESADEPGAFDALGLTQPIEIPRGSA from the coding sequence ATGACCGCGACCGCGGCGCGCACCCCTCGTCGCGCCGTGCCGACCGTCGTGGCCGGGTGGCGCGCGTGGCCCCGGCGCGTGACGGAGCTGTGGCGGCGCTCGCTGCGGTTCCGCACCATCGTCGTGACGCTCGGCCTCACGGCGGTGACGATCCTCGTCGCGTGCGTGTGGATGGCGCTGGTCATCCAGAACGACCTCTTCCAGTCGCGGCTGCGGCAGGTGCAGTACGGCGCCCAGCAGGCCACCGCCGCCGCGCAGGCGAACCTCGACGCCGCCGTGACGACGGACGACCCGGTGCGCGTGCAGAACCTCATGCGCAACACCTTGACGACGCTCGCGCAGCAGTCGGCCGCCGATTCGTTCGCGACGTTCCGCATCGCCACCGAGGCCTCGAGCATCGCGCCGCAGAACATCGACTCGAGCGGGTTCGACCCGGCGTTCGTGACCCCCGAGCTGCGCACGCTCGTGCGCAGCAACGCCCAGACCCAGTGGTGGCAGTCGGCGCAGCTCCGCGACGGCGAGGGCAACGCGATCCCGGGGGTCGTGGTCGGCCAGCAGCTCGAGGTGCCCGGCGTCGGACCGTACGAGCTCTACCTCGCGTACGACTTCTCGGGCGCCGCGCAGACCCTCACGTTCGTGCAGGCGACGCTGTGGGTGTCGGGCCTCGCCCTCGTCGCCCTCATCGGCGGCATCACGTGGTTCGTGCTGCGCTCGGTGACCGTGCCGATCGGCGAGGCGGCCGAGACGAGCGCGCAGCTCGCGGCGGGCGACCTCGAGGTGCGCCTGCCGGTCCGCGGCGACGACGAGCTGGCCGTGCTCGGGCGCTCCTTCAACGCGATGGCCGACAGCATCCAGGCCCAGATCAAGGAGCTCGCCGACCTCTCGCTCGTGCAGCAGCGCTTCGTGTCGGATGTGTCGCACGAGCTGCGGACGCCGCTGACGACGATCCGCCTCGCCGCCGACATGCTCAACGACCAGCGGGAGGCGTTCGATCCGACGACGGCGCGCGCGGCCGAGCTGCTGCACGCGCAGGTGCAGCGCTTCGAGACGCTGCTGACCGACCTGCTGGAGATCAGCCGGTACGACGCCGGATCGGTGCAGCTCGAACGCGACCCGACGAGTCTCGCCCACCTCGCCGAAGACGTCATCGCCTCGATGGCGCAGCTGGCGGAGCAGCACGGCTCCGATGTGCGCCTCGTGGCGCCCGGCGGTCACTCGCTCGTGGAGATGGACGCCCGCCGCATCCGCCGCATCGTCCGCAATCTGCTCGGCAACGCGATCGAGCACGGCGAAGGGCGCCCCATCGTGGTCACCGTGGACAGCGACCAGCACGCCGTCGCGCTGGGCGTGCGCGACTTCGGCCTCGGCATGCGCCCCGAAGAGGTCGAGCACGTCTTCGACCGGTTCTGGCGCGCCGACCCCTCGCGCGTGCGCACGATCGGCGGCACGGGCCTCGGGCTCTCGATCGCGCTCGGCGACGCGCGGCTGCACGGCGGCCGGCTCGAGGTGTGGTCGGAGCTCGGCCGCGGCTCGCATTTCGTGCTCACGCTGCCGCGCTCGCCCGGCGCCCCCGCGGGATCGCCCATCCCGTTGGAGTCGGCCGACGAGCCGGGCGCGTTCGACGCGCTGGGCCTCACGCAGCCGATCGAGATCCCGCGGGGGAGCGCGTGA
- the mtrA gene encoding MtrAB system response regulator MtrA, giving the protein MTSRILVVDDDTALAEMIGIVLRTEGFDTVFCADGAEAVEAWRRERPDLILLDLMLPGMDGIEVCTRVRAESGVPIIMLTARTDTADVVKGLESGADDYIVKPFNPKELVARIRTRLRPAASGPGESLRIGDLTVDVAAHEVRRGDDVIALTPLEFELLVALASKPQQVFSREMLLEQVWGYHYKADTRLVNVHVQRLRAKVEQDPDNPRIVTTVRGVGYRAGAVA; this is encoded by the coding sequence ATGACATCACGGATCCTGGTGGTCGACGACGACACCGCTCTGGCGGAGATGATCGGCATCGTCCTGCGCACGGAGGGATTCGACACCGTGTTCTGCGCCGACGGCGCGGAGGCCGTCGAGGCGTGGCGGCGCGAGCGGCCCGACCTGATCCTCCTCGACCTCATGCTCCCCGGCATGGACGGGATCGAGGTGTGCACGCGCGTGCGCGCCGAGTCGGGGGTGCCGATCATCATGCTCACCGCGCGCACCGACACCGCCGACGTCGTGAAGGGCCTCGAATCCGGCGCCGACGACTACATCGTCAAGCCGTTCAACCCCAAGGAGCTCGTCGCCCGCATCCGCACGCGCCTGCGCCCCGCCGCATCCGGACCCGGGGAATCGCTGCGCATCGGCGACCTCACGGTGGACGTGGCCGCGCACGAGGTGCGCCGCGGCGACGACGTGATCGCCCTGACGCCGCTGGAGTTCGAGCTGCTCGTCGCGCTCGCCTCCAAGCCGCAGCAGGTGTTCTCCCGCGAGATGCTCCTCGAGCAGGTGTGGGGCTACCACTACAAGGCCGACACGCGCCTGGTGAACGTGCATGTGCAGCGCCTCCGCGCGAAGGTGGAGCAGGACCCCGACAACCCCCGCATCGTGACGACCGTGCGCGGCGTCGGGTACCGGGCGGGAGCGGTCGCGTGA
- a CDS encoding glycerophosphoryl diester phosphodiesterase membrane domain-containing protein translates to MSAYPAWTPAPRPGIVPLHPFGFGTTLGRSFTALRQNPGVLLGFALGVQALAYVVVLVLVGAVAFATFSRLDTVPEGSDDFDAILAGSIAVTVVVGIVLSLAAGALTVIVQGVVVSEVSGAVLAERRTLGQTWRRVRPVAWRLLGWSALVLLAIVVVLGAVVAAVVALGFVAPPAAIGAAVLCVLGLIPLWYWLTTKLALVPAVLVMEHARIGQAVGRSWRLTRGRFWPVLGVLFIVSLTFSVLAQIVGVPLQFLSLGLGTVIAPTGDPDAGAVIAVIVVGLLTQIVTLLVQCVALVVQSTASALLYVDCRMRHEGLDLDLVAYVERRDAGAADLPDPYLAHIGRPAPPRFGWAPVPPGLAGPPSAPPAAAAPQPAPAAWPVTAPPSSPAPASSPTPPAPSPAPAPDATSWAPPPGSAAP, encoded by the coding sequence GTGAGCGCGTACCCGGCTTGGACGCCGGCCCCCCGCCCCGGCATCGTGCCGCTGCATCCGTTCGGCTTCGGAACGACGCTCGGCCGCTCGTTCACGGCGCTGCGGCAGAACCCCGGCGTGCTGCTCGGCTTCGCGCTCGGCGTGCAGGCACTCGCGTACGTGGTGGTGCTCGTGCTGGTGGGCGCCGTCGCTTTCGCGACGTTCTCGCGCCTGGACACGGTGCCCGAGGGCAGCGATGACTTCGACGCCATCCTGGCCGGGTCGATCGCGGTGACGGTGGTCGTGGGCATCGTGCTCTCCCTCGCGGCAGGCGCTCTGACCGTGATCGTCCAGGGCGTCGTGGTGAGTGAGGTCTCGGGCGCCGTGCTCGCCGAGCGCCGCACGCTCGGGCAGACGTGGCGACGGGTGCGCCCGGTCGCGTGGCGCCTCCTCGGCTGGAGCGCGCTCGTGCTCCTCGCGATCGTCGTCGTCCTCGGCGCGGTGGTCGCCGCGGTGGTCGCGCTCGGCTTCGTCGCGCCGCCCGCCGCGATCGGCGCCGCCGTTCTGTGCGTGCTGGGTCTCATCCCGCTCTGGTACTGGCTCACCACGAAGCTCGCGCTCGTGCCGGCCGTGCTCGTCATGGAGCATGCGCGCATCGGTCAGGCGGTGGGGCGCTCGTGGCGGCTCACCCGCGGTCGGTTCTGGCCCGTCCTCGGCGTGCTGTTCATCGTGTCGCTGACCTTCAGCGTGCTCGCGCAGATCGTCGGCGTCCCGCTGCAGTTCCTCTCGCTCGGGCTCGGCACCGTCATCGCGCCGACCGGCGACCCCGATGCCGGCGCGGTCATCGCCGTGATCGTCGTCGGCCTGCTGACGCAGATCGTGACGCTCCTGGTCCAGTGCGTCGCGCTCGTCGTGCAGTCGACGGCGAGCGCGCTGCTCTACGTCGACTGCCGCATGCGGCACGAGGGTCTCGACCTCGACCTCGTCGCGTACGTCGAGCGACGGGATGCGGGGGCGGCCGACCTGCCCGACCCCTACCTCGCCCACATCGGGCGCCCGGCGCCGCCCCGCTTCGGCTGGGCGCCGGTGCCGCCCGGACTCGCCGGTCCCCCCTCCGCGCCGCCGGCGGCCGCCGCGCCGCAGCCCGCACCGGCGGCGTGGCCGGTGACCGCGCCGCCGAGCTCCCCCGCGCCGGCCTCCTCGCCGACGCCGCCCGCGCCCTCGCCGGCGCCCGCACCGGATGCGACCTCGTGGGCCCCGCCGCCGGGATCCGCCGCCCCGTGA
- a CDS encoding DUF4129 domain-containing protein, giving the protein MIAAVLAAAPLLPDPDDARDWARRELSDPAYAAAEPTPLDRIARAVGDALARLFDPQLSGGWGTAASVIVTVVVVAVILAALLIWGRPRSRARVRAAAAPLFGETDVRSAAQLRADATAEAARGAWDAAVVLRFRALARALAERALVDPAPGTTAQGFARSAAAVFPTGHDALADAATTFDDVRYLRRPGTREAYQRVAALDDALAAERPQLQAVPA; this is encoded by the coding sequence GTGATCGCCGCCGTCCTCGCCGCGGCCCCGCTGCTGCCCGACCCCGACGACGCCCGGGACTGGGCACGTCGGGAGCTGAGCGATCCCGCGTACGCGGCGGCGGAGCCGACGCCCCTGGACCGCATCGCCCGCGCGGTGGGCGACGCCCTCGCCCGACTGTTCGACCCGCAGCTCTCGGGCGGCTGGGGCACCGCCGCATCCGTCATCGTGACCGTCGTGGTCGTCGCCGTGATCCTCGCCGCCCTGCTCATCTGGGGGCGGCCCCGCTCACGGGCGCGCGTGCGCGCCGCGGCGGCGCCCCTGTTCGGCGAGACCGATGTGCGCTCGGCCGCCCAACTGCGCGCGGATGCGACCGCCGAGGCCGCGCGCGGCGCCTGGGACGCGGCGGTCGTGCTGCGCTTCCGGGCCCTCGCCCGCGCACTGGCCGAGCGCGCGCTCGTCGATCCCGCCCCCGGCACGACCGCGCAGGGCTTCGCCCGCTCCGCCGCCGCCGTGTTTCCCACAGGGCACGACGCCCTCGCGGACGCGGCGACGACGTTCGACGACGTCCGGTACCTCCGCCGCCCCGGCACGCGCGAGGCGTACCAGCGCGTCGCCGCGCTCGACGACGCGCTCGCGGCCGAGCGCCCGCAGCTTCAGGCGGTTCCCGCGTGA
- a CDS encoding DUF4350 domain-containing protein, with amino-acid sequence MSAVDAPAAPATRRRARRIAGWSAFAVALTLVAGVGALLAGGGWSARDALDPESAGPGGTRAVVRILQQQGIDVRIARDHDAAMAALATGPATLALPDAPALSDDRLRELADAATAVVLLEPRSRSLRVLLPGSTVVGATAGTTPTATCGGDLAATGPVTIGDLYSPGEGVAGCYPAQDAYGLLRGGGITALDARTVLANDALDAEGNAALALRVLGGEPTLVWYVPSLADADGAAPTLGELTPAWVTPTILLLALSGIVAAVWRGRRFGPLVSETLPVTVRASETTIGRGRLYAHSGDRGHAAAQLRRAASEMLARRLALGPRARPIEIADAVAALTGADRAAVLDALAGPPPADDRALVMLDQRLRALDSAVRAALRPPSTDGRPR; translated from the coding sequence GTGAGCGCGGTCGACGCGCCGGCGGCGCCGGCGACGCGTCGTCGCGCCCGCCGCATCGCGGGGTGGAGCGCGTTCGCCGTCGCCCTCACCCTCGTCGCGGGCGTCGGCGCGCTGCTCGCCGGCGGCGGCTGGAGCGCGCGCGACGCGCTCGACCCCGAGTCGGCAGGCCCGGGCGGCACGCGCGCGGTCGTCCGCATCCTGCAGCAGCAGGGCATCGACGTGCGCATCGCCCGCGACCACGACGCCGCCATGGCCGCCCTCGCCACGGGCCCGGCGACCCTCGCCCTGCCCGACGCGCCCGCTCTGTCCGACGACCGCCTCCGCGAGCTGGCGGATGCGGCGACGGCGGTCGTGCTCCTCGAACCGCGGTCGCGGTCGCTGCGCGTCCTGCTGCCCGGGTCGACCGTCGTCGGCGCGACGGCCGGCACGACGCCGACGGCGACGTGCGGCGGCGACCTGGCCGCCACGGGACCCGTCACGATCGGCGACCTCTACTCCCCCGGCGAGGGCGTGGCCGGCTGCTACCCGGCCCAGGACGCGTACGGGCTGCTGCGCGGCGGCGGCATCACGGCGCTGGACGCACGCACCGTCCTCGCCAACGACGCGCTCGATGCGGAAGGCAACGCGGCGCTCGCCCTCCGCGTGCTCGGCGGCGAGCCGACCCTCGTGTGGTACGTGCCGTCGCTCGCCGACGCGGACGGCGCCGCTCCCACTCTGGGCGAGCTCACGCCGGCCTGGGTGACACCCACGATCCTGCTGCTCGCACTGTCGGGCATCGTCGCCGCCGTGTGGCGCGGGCGCCGGTTCGGTCCGCTCGTCTCCGAGACGCTGCCGGTGACCGTGCGGGCGTCGGAGACGACGATCGGGCGCGGTCGCCTCTACGCCCACAGCGGCGATCGCGGGCATGCGGCCGCGCAGCTGCGCCGCGCCGCATCCGAGATGCTCGCCCGCCGCCTCGCCCTCGGCCCGCGCGCACGCCCGATCGAGATCGCCGACGCGGTGGCGGCGCTGACCGGCGCCGACCGCGCCGCCGTCCTCGACGCCCTCGCCGGGCCGCCGCCGGCGGACGACCGCGCGCTCGTGATGCTCGACCAGCGCCTGCGGGCCCTCGACTCCGCGGTTCGCGCCGCGCTCCGACCGCCTTCGACCGACGGGAGACCCCGATGA
- a CDS encoding MoxR family ATPase: MTDPHATQALPAPAERDDEALRRSMHRVREEIGKAVVGQDGTVTGLLIALLARGHVLLEGVPGVAKTLLVRSFSRALGLDTKRIQFTPDLMPGDVSGSLVYDARSGEFEFRPGPVFAHVVLADEINRTPPKTQAALLEAMEERQVSTDGVTRALPEPFLVAATQNPIEQEGTYTLPEAQLDRFLLKLVVDLPPRDAELAVLRRHADGFDPRLLETAGVSTATTPEEILGAQRAVAAVTVSDDVLGYVVDLARATRESPSVQLGASPRAATGLLAAAKAWAWLSGYPAITPDHVQTMLVPVWRHRIRLRPDAEIEGVSVDAILTSVLQQTRVPI; the protein is encoded by the coding sequence ATGACCGACCCCCACGCCACCCAGGCGCTCCCGGCGCCCGCCGAACGCGACGACGAGGCCCTCCGGCGGTCGATGCACCGCGTGCGCGAGGAGATCGGCAAGGCCGTCGTCGGGCAGGACGGCACCGTCACGGGCCTGCTCATCGCCCTCCTCGCCCGCGGGCATGTGCTTCTGGAGGGCGTGCCGGGCGTGGCCAAAACCCTCCTCGTGCGCAGCTTCTCGCGCGCGCTGGGCCTGGACACCAAGCGCATCCAGTTCACGCCCGACCTCATGCCGGGCGACGTGTCGGGCTCGCTCGTGTACGACGCCCGGTCGGGCGAGTTCGAGTTCCGTCCCGGTCCGGTCTTCGCCCACGTCGTGCTCGCCGACGAGATCAACCGGACGCCACCGAAGACCCAGGCCGCGCTCCTGGAGGCGATGGAGGAGCGGCAGGTCTCGACCGACGGCGTGACCCGCGCGCTCCCCGAGCCGTTCCTCGTCGCGGCGACACAGAACCCGATCGAGCAGGAGGGCACCTACACGCTGCCCGAGGCGCAGCTCGACCGGTTCCTCCTCAAGCTCGTCGTCGATCTGCCGCCGCGCGACGCCGAGCTCGCGGTGCTGCGCCGTCACGCGGACGGCTTCGATCCGCGCCTGCTCGAGACCGCCGGCGTGTCCACCGCCACGACGCCCGAGGAGATCCTCGGCGCACAGCGGGCCGTCGCCGCCGTCACGGTGTCGGACGATGTGCTGGGGTACGTCGTCGACCTCGCCCGCGCGACGCGCGAGAGCCCGTCCGTGCAGCTGGGCGCGAGCCCGCGCGCGGCGACCGGACTGCTGGCGGCGGCGAAGGCGTGGGCCTGGCTGAGCGGCTACCCCGCGATCACCCCCGATCACGTCCAGACGATGCTCGTCCCGGTGTGGCGACACCGCATCCGCCTGCGGCCCGACGCGGAGATCGAAGGGGTGTCGGTCGACGCGATCCTCACCTCGGTGCTGCAGCAGACCCGCGTGCCGATCTGA
- a CDS encoding DUF58 domain-containing protein produces MFVSGRLVLLVALGVVPVVLLAAGGAPAWAVAGAWVVLAAALAAADVALAADPRRLRVERRLPVRTLKDDPAVSELVVTNTGDRRLRGLLRDGWQPTAGADDARLALDVPAGERRMLRQPLRPRRRGELRTAFVAVRSLGPLGLAGRQRTLDAPGRIRVLPPFRARRHLPSRLARLRELDGATSVLVRGPGTEFDSLREYVRGDDVRAIDWRATARAGTTMLRTWRPERDRHVVIVIDTGRTAAARVGDGTRLDAAMEAALLLSALAARAGDHVHVVCFDRVVRARLTRTDGPALLPALVDALAPVEPQLIDTDWDAAFAAVRSFTTRPSLVVLLTAHDEPAAARGFLGSLPALAARTRVLVATATDEEAAPAPREALDVYVAAAAARGRADAERVAAAVRRAGGEALAASADELPPRVADRYLALKAAGRL; encoded by the coding sequence GTGTTCGTCAGCGGTCGCCTCGTCCTGCTCGTCGCCCTCGGCGTCGTGCCCGTCGTGCTGCTCGCGGCCGGCGGCGCGCCGGCGTGGGCCGTCGCGGGCGCGTGGGTCGTGCTGGCCGCCGCGCTCGCCGCCGCCGACGTCGCCCTCGCGGCCGACCCGCGGCGGCTGCGGGTCGAGCGCCGGCTCCCCGTCCGCACGCTCAAGGACGACCCGGCGGTGTCGGAGCTCGTCGTGACGAACACGGGTGACCGGCGCCTGCGCGGACTCCTCCGCGACGGATGGCAGCCGACGGCCGGGGCGGACGACGCGCGCCTCGCCCTGGACGTCCCCGCCGGCGAGCGCCGGATGCTCCGCCAGCCGCTCCGCCCGCGTCGCCGCGGCGAGCTGCGGACCGCGTTCGTCGCGGTGCGCAGCCTCGGACCGCTCGGGCTCGCGGGGCGCCAGCGCACGCTCGACGCGCCCGGGCGCATCCGGGTGCTGCCGCCCTTCCGCGCCCGCCGGCATCTCCCCTCGCGCCTCGCGCGGCTGCGAGAGCTCGACGGCGCGACGAGCGTGCTCGTGCGCGGGCCCGGCACGGAGTTCGACAGCCTGCGCGAGTACGTGCGCGGCGACGACGTGCGCGCGATCGACTGGCGCGCCACCGCTCGCGCGGGGACGACGATGCTGCGGACGTGGCGACCCGAGCGCGACCGCCACGTGGTCATCGTCATCGACACCGGGCGGACGGCGGCCGCGCGCGTGGGCGACGGCACGAGGCTGGATGCGGCGATGGAGGCGGCGCTTCTGCTGTCGGCCCTCGCCGCCCGCGCCGGCGACCACGTGCACGTCGTGTGCTTCGACCGCGTCGTGCGGGCGCGCCTCACCCGGACGGACGGCCCCGCGCTTCTTCCCGCCCTCGTCGACGCGCTCGCCCCGGTGGAGCCGCAGCTCATCGACACGGACTGGGACGCCGCGTTCGCCGCGGTCCGCTCGTTCACGACGCGGCCGAGCCTCGTGGTGCTGCTCACGGCGCACGACGAGCCCGCGGCCGCGCGCGGCTTCCTCGGGTCGCTCCCGGCGCTCGCGGCGCGCACGCGCGTCCTGGTCGCGACGGCCACGGATGAGGAGGCGGCGCCGGCCCCGCGCGAGGCGCTCGACGTGTACGTCGCCGCCGCGGCGGCCCGCGGGCGCGCGGATGCCGAGCGGGTGGCGGCCGCGGTGCGTCGCGCGGGCGGCGAGGCGCTCGCCGCATCCGCCGATGAGCTGCCGCCACGGGTGGCCGACCGCTATCTCGCCCTCAAGGCGGCCGGACGGCTCTGA